The following coding sequences are from one uncultured Cohaesibacter sp. window:
- a CDS encoding substrate-binding domain-containing protein, with protein MNKTEDHNSEGRQNKKSRVTIKEVAYALGISKSTVSRALNGYPDIAENTRLTVQRMAQELGYKPMIHAQAIRTGLVRSLGMVLNADSHDGHRPFLANFIDGISRRASQDNWTLTVATANHALGVLTTIKRLCDEHTVDGFILPRTRIEDPRVHYLVKAHVPFIMFGRTGDDRDCGWYDIDAAKAMQEAVLRLAGMGHQRIGFINGLERYMYAKVRYEGYCSGLRKAGLGYDDLLVRHDAVTRKDGAREGAALLDLPERPTAIICAVDLAALGVYRAANERGLAIGRDISIISYDGIAEGEYATPPLTSFFVDNRVAGEHLADLLIRRIQGEMPETLRQLGEAQLIVRASDGPPVIRSA; from the coding sequence GTGAACAAGACTGAAGACCATAACAGCGAAGGGCGTCAGAATAAAAAATCTCGGGTCACCATCAAGGAAGTGGCATATGCATTGGGCATTTCCAAGAGCACTGTGTCACGCGCTTTGAATGGCTATCCGGATATCGCGGAGAATACGCGACTGACCGTTCAACGCATGGCGCAGGAGCTGGGCTATAAGCCCATGATCCATGCGCAGGCCATTCGAACCGGTCTTGTTCGATCTCTTGGCATGGTGCTCAATGCGGACAGCCATGATGGACACCGGCCATTTCTTGCCAATTTCATCGATGGCATCTCGCGGCGTGCCAGTCAGGATAACTGGACCCTGACGGTTGCCACGGCAAACCATGCTTTGGGCGTGTTGACGACAATCAAGCGCCTTTGTGACGAGCACACGGTTGACGGCTTCATTCTGCCACGCACGCGCATTGAAGATCCAAGAGTGCACTATCTGGTCAAGGCGCATGTCCCCTTCATCATGTTCGGGCGCACCGGCGATGACAGGGATTGCGGCTGGTATGACATTGACGCGGCAAAAGCGATGCAAGAGGCGGTGCTGCGACTTGCGGGCATGGGGCATCAGCGCATCGGTTTCATTAACGGGCTGGAGCGCTATATGTATGCCAAAGTGCGCTATGAGGGCTATTGTTCGGGGCTCCGGAAAGCAGGGCTTGGCTATGATGATCTTCTGGTGCGCCATGATGCGGTGACCCGCAAGGATGGCGCGCGGGAAGGCGCCGCCTTGCTGGATTTGCCTGAACGGCCCACGGCCATTATTTGCGCGGTGGATTTGGCCGCTCTCGGTGTCTACCGCGCTGCCAACGAACGCGGATTGGCCATTGGTCGTGACATATCAATCATTTCTTACGACGGCATTGCTGAGGGGGAATATGCAACCCCGCCACTTACCAGCTTTTTCGTCGACAACAGGGTCGCGGGGGAACATCTCGCCGACCTTCTTATCAGGCGTATCCAGGGGGAAATGCCTGAAACGCTTCGCCAACTGGGGGAGGCGCAATTGATCGTGCGGGCTTCTGATGGTCCGCCGGTCATTCGATCCGCTTAA